From Actinomycetota bacterium, one genomic window encodes:
- the pdxH gene encoding pyridoxamine 5'-phosphate oxidase — MRVSYEKFELNESGLQATPLDQLNLWLREAVDAGPDKIPEPNAMVLSTVNDLGDAHSRTVLLKGLDNQGLTFFTNYQSQKANDLASNPSVSALFPWYSLHRQVIVSGTVTKASREISEAYFSTRPHKSKLGAHISMQSAEISGREVLEADMAQLEEKFPEGANVPLPNHWGGYLIQVFAIEFWQGRRSRLHDRIKFVRKSEGGLLDQADAWQITRLSP, encoded by the coding sequence ATGCGAGTTTCGTATGAGAAATTCGAATTGAATGAGAGTGGCCTCCAAGCAACTCCCCTTGACCAGCTCAATCTGTGGCTACGAGAAGCAGTTGATGCTGGGCCCGATAAAATTCCAGAACCAAATGCCATGGTGCTTTCTACTGTTAACGACCTTGGCGACGCTCATTCACGCACCGTTCTGCTCAAAGGACTTGACAATCAAGGATTAACTTTTTTCACGAACTACCAATCTCAAAAAGCAAACGATCTCGCCAGCAACCCCAGTGTGAGCGCCCTATTTCCCTGGTATTCGTTACACCGACAGGTAATTGTTTCAGGAACGGTTACAAAGGCTAGTCGAGAGATTTCAGAAGCGTATTTCTCAACTAGGCCACATAAATCTAAACTCGGTGCACACATCAGTATGCAGTCTGCTGAAATTTCAGGTCGCGAAGTACTTGAAGCAGATATGGCGCAACTAGAGGAAAAGTTCCCAGAAGGTGCAAATGTTCCACTGCCAAATCATTGGGGCGGATACCTAATCCAAGTTTTCGCTATTGAATTCTGGCAAGGTCGTCGATCGCGCCTACATGACCGCATCAAGTTTGTGCGTAAAAGTGAAGGCGGGT
- a CDS encoding deoxyribodipyrimidine photo-lyase has translation MTQIMWFRRDLRLADNPALLAAINSAADGEDVLALYIVGPRTWATMSPVQQHYLVASLASLNESLSGNLVIKYGDAREIIPNLVQSLKASVVHAGELHTPNAIARDLEIARKLSGVGSELKFTGSAYAVAPGRITKDDGSFYKVYTPYYKNWLKHGWRRPAEYPDLNQVWCTSVNSDKLPERAELSAFDHPIAGEAAALKRWERFKQTALADYADNRNRPDLDGTSMLSAALRFGEIHPRTLLADLEDSSGHEVFRKEIAWREFYADILFNRPDTDTGYYNRAYQAMEYDTGEKAQERFTAWVTGTTGYPLVDAGMRQLRTTGWMHNRVRMVVASFLIKDLHLEWTLGAEHFAQWLTDFDIASNSHGWQWTAGCGTDASPYYRVFNPIGQAIRFDPHGDYVRKFIPELRHIPGPAVHEPWLVADGLAHGYPEPIVDHASERLEALSRLEKLPKGKVQSAHNPRENDQKRLIQSFE, from the coding sequence ATGACCCAAATTATGTGGTTCCGGCGAGATTTACGCCTCGCAGACAACCCGGCCCTACTTGCTGCCATCAATTCGGCGGCCGATGGCGAGGACGTTCTTGCCCTATACATAGTTGGGCCTCGAACCTGGGCCACTATGAGTCCTGTTCAACAGCATTACCTAGTGGCTTCTCTGGCAAGTCTAAATGAATCTCTTTCGGGAAATTTGGTCATCAAATACGGGGACGCTAGAGAGATAATTCCAAACTTGGTTCAGAGTCTTAAGGCTTCAGTGGTACACGCTGGTGAACTTCACACTCCCAATGCAATAGCTCGAGATCTTGAGATAGCGCGGAAATTATCTGGGGTTGGCAGTGAGTTGAAGTTTACTGGCTCAGCATACGCCGTCGCGCCGGGACGAATTACTAAAGATGATGGCAGCTTCTACAAGGTGTACACGCCGTATTACAAGAATTGGCTAAAGCACGGTTGGCGACGGCCGGCCGAATATCCTGACCTAAACCAAGTCTGGTGCACCTCAGTTAACTCGGACAAACTTCCTGAGCGAGCAGAGCTATCGGCATTTGACCATCCGATAGCAGGCGAGGCGGCGGCCTTAAAGCGCTGGGAGCGATTTAAGCAAACTGCGTTGGCTGATTATGCCGATAACCGAAATCGACCCGACCTAGATGGCACTTCAATGCTCAGTGCTGCCCTGCGTTTTGGTGAAATTCATCCGCGCACATTGCTAGCCGACTTAGAAGATTCATCTGGACATGAAGTGTTTAGAAAGGAGATAGCTTGGCGTGAATTCTATGCCGACATACTTTTCAATCGACCAGACACCGATACTGGCTATTACAACCGGGCTTATCAGGCAATGGAATATGACACCGGCGAAAAAGCCCAGGAACGCTTCACTGCCTGGGTTACTGGCACCACAGGCTACCCACTAGTTGACGCTGGAATGCGACAGCTCCGGACAACCGGATGGATGCACAATCGAGTTCGAATGGTTGTAGCTTCATTTCTAATTAAGGATCTACATCTGGAATGGACACTGGGCGCTGAACATTTTGCTCAATGGCTAACAGATTTTGATATTGCCTCCAACAGCCATGGCTGGCAATGGACTGCTGGGTGTGGAACCGATGCATCGCCGTATTATCGAGTTTTCAACCCAATCGGGCAGGCAATTAGGTTTGATCCCCATGGAGATTATGTCCGCAAATTTATTCCTGAACTAAGGCATATTCCAGGTCCAGCAGTACATGAACCTTGGCTTGTTGCTGATGGCTTGGCACACGGCTATCCAGAACCAATTGTGGATCATGCAAGCGAACGTCTTGAAGCGTTGTCCCGCCTCGAGAAGTTGCCAAAAGGTAAAGTTCAGAGCGCACACAATCCCCGCGAGAATGATCAAAAGAGGCTCATTCAGAGTTTCGAGTAG